In Candidatus Parvarchaeota archaeon, the genomic stretch GGGCGGTTTTGACTGTCGCGCATATTCTGGATTATTGGGCGTGCTCATTAAAAAAACTGCTTGTGGCTTTATAGTATGTTCTTATTTCTGTTGCAAGCTTCCTGAATTCCTCAAGAAAGCCGCGATATTGCTCAGGCTCCGGCATTCTTGCCCTGAATATGGCAGTGCACCGCAAAAGCGGCGGCAGGATGCTAATGGAGGGTTGAAAGTCCATTTCCGGAAAATGCTTATTGAGCCTTTTGAGAAGATAGCTTGCATTTGTGCCTGAAAAGGAGGGAAATTCTATTTCAAGGTAGTTGGAGGGTTGCAGGGTTTCCGGCCTGAACAATGTGAGCACCGGGCTTGCCGAGTCCGGAAGGCTTCTGAATAGATGCAAGTCTGCCTCCCCCCTTGAAGTCACAATTGCAAAGCCATCCATTTCAAGGTTTTCCTGCCCAAGCGACTTGATTTTCAGCTTGCCAATTGCCAAATGGGCGTATCTGAGCCGTTTTGCCTCGCTTGCAGTATCTGAGTATTCGGCCATCTTCTCGCTTATTTCACGCTTAAGCCTTTCTATTGCTTCGGAGTGCACCTTGTCAAGAGAGCCAAGCCGTGTATTCATATCTATTATTTGCTGGTTCAGCGCACTGCACCGGTCAGAGAGCTTGAGTCGCATTTTTTCGATTATGTGGCTGTGGTCGTCCACAAAGGAATGCATCAGTTCAAAAAATTCCCTGTTAAGCTTTTTCCAGATGCCAAGGTGGTTTAGGGCTTTCTCAATTGTGTTTGCAGCAAGATTCTCATACGCTGCAATCGAAAGAGGGTCTTTTTTTGGCTCAAAATAAAGCGTCTTGAGGTTTTCAAGCATGTCAAGGGCCTTAACAACCATCACCCCGACGTGCCTTGAGTTGTAAACCCTGCGCAGGTATTCCTCGTGGCTTTCCTTTTCCTCGTTGTGCGAAAGAACAGTCACATTGTTCCAGATTTTTTCCCCTGCGATTTGCCGGATTTGATGCTCAGCCCTTACAATGCCGCCCCCCCAGGGCTTGATGGCATCCTCATAAATGTCATGGAACAGGGCAGTCAGCACGGTTTCAAAATCACACCCAAGCATTGCCGCTCCAAGGGCAACTGAAAGCGGATGCGAAGCCCTGGGGCTCAAGCCGTCTTTTCTTAGCCTTGGCGCCCCGTCCTTGTCGGAATAAAATTTGGCAATATAGTCAAATGAGCGTGCAAGAACCTTAGAATCGTACTGGGCGCCATTCAAATCAAGCCGCAGGGCAATGCTCTTTTTTAGAGATTCAACGTCGTGATTTCTTTCAAGCAAGTCCCTGTACCTGTTTGTGCGCAGCTTGTCTGTGATTTTCTCGTACCTTTCATGTGTATTGTATCCGTGGCCGCCTGCAATTGCTTCAAAAAGCAAATGGAGAAATTGTTTCAGCTTGCCTGTCTTTTTTGCAGCTGACGTTGGCAGTGGCTCTGGTACTGGTTTCTGGATAACTTTGCTGTCTGAATTTGGAATAAGCATGTAAACACGTTTTGGCTGCCGGTTTCTTGGCGCTTGAATCTTATAATAGCACAAATACCCTACTTTTATAACAAATTTAGTATTTAATCATATCTGTTTGGCTTGCCAGTGCAGGTTAGTAAGACGAGAAGGAGCGAAAGCCTGTGGTTCTGGGCGTGCTTGCTGTTCTTGGTGTGCTTGCTGACTATTGATGCGCCTGGTGGCTCCTGCTTGAAATCAAATTGCGCACATGGTCAATGCGTTTTTGTATTAGTGCCTGGGTCCCAATGTCTTCCCTGTGCCAGACTGGCCCGCTGACATGCCTGCAGGCGTTTTCAGCGTGCACTTGAGCCTCTGGCAGCGTATGGGCAAAGCCGATTATGCCAACAGTGCGCGACTTTAGCGTATATATAATGCCGTTTCTCAAGTCGACCGAGGCAAAATAATATTTGGCGTTTTCTGCAAGAATCTTTTCAACATCTAGGCGCAGCGGCGAGCTTTCAACCGATTTTTCTGGATAGCCGTTTGGGACAAGGTACTTGCACACTGTCGATAGTTTTGCGAACTTGCCCCCCACTTCAAGGCTTCTGTTTGCCATCGACAAAAACGTGGAGTATAGATCTCCTTGGAAAATGGTGAGCACGTTCATTGCTTCCGGGTCGCCAAAGCGCGCATTGAATTCAATGATTTTAAGGCCTTTGGCGGTTTTCATAAACTGCCCGTAAAGCACTCCGACAAATTCCTTTCCTGAATCTTTCTTGAGGGCGTTGACCGTCTGGGTCATTATCCTCAAAGCCTCAAAATAATCTGAAGCTGCAACGAAAGGGAGTAAGTGGTTATCGCAGGAGTAAGAGCCCATGCCGCCTGTGTTGCCGCATATTGCAACGCGCCCATTTCTCCTTACAACTACAAAACCGGTTGAAACGGTTACACAGCCTATATTACCAGAATAGTCAACCGATGAAATATTCTTTTTCCTTATTCCGACAGCCCTGCGCTT encodes the following:
- a CDS encoding HD domain-containing protein, which encodes MLIPNSDSKVIQKPVPEPLPTSAAKKTGKLKQFLHLLFEAIAGGHGYNTHERYEKITDKLRTNRYRDLLERNHDVESLKKSIALRLDLNGAQYDSKVLARSFDYIAKFYSDKDGAPRLRKDGLSPRASHPLSVALGAAMLGCDFETVLTALFHDIYEDAIKPWGGGIVRAEHQIRQIAGEKIWNNVTVLSHNEEKESHEEYLRRVYNSRHVGVMVVKALDMLENLKTLYFEPKKDPLSIAAYENLAANTIEKALNHLGIWKKLNREFFELMHSFVDDHSHIIEKMRLKLSDRCSALNQQIIDMNTRLGSLDKVHSEAIERLKREISEKMAEYSDTASEAKRLRYAHLAIGKLKIKSLGQENLEMDGFAIVTSRGEADLHLFRSLPDSASPVLTLFRPETLQPSNYLEIEFPSFSGTNASYLLKRLNKHFPEMDFQPSISILPPLLRCTAIFRARMPEPEQYRGFLEEFRKLATEIRTYYKATSSFFNEHAQ